Proteins encoded together in one Chitinophaga varians window:
- a CDS encoding cell division protein FtsX: MAQSGKSSAKKSKPSYIYSIIGVALVLFSLGTLGLVVIHASKLSKYFKENIEIQVILRDNVKENQALALRDSIAHKPYIKSIEYVSKDVAADRFKKDFGEDFIQLLQYNPLYASINIKANANYVNTDSLKVIENNLTQQNIVREISYQRSLVQKLNENVNKIGMVILIISCLLALVVIFLIDNTIRLAMFSNRFLIKTMQMVGATRWFIAKPFDLRSIANGAISALIAIAGLVGILSFADKALPELNGLRDNMMIALLFLGMIVVGIAISLFSTHRSVMKYLRLKLDDLY, encoded by the coding sequence ATGGCGCAATCCGGGAAATCATCAGCAAAGAAGTCTAAACCGTCCTATATCTACTCCATTATCGGGGTAGCGCTGGTATTGTTTTCGTTGGGTACACTGGGCCTGGTGGTCATCCATGCCAGCAAACTCAGCAAGTATTTCAAGGAAAACATTGAAATTCAGGTGATTCTGAGAGATAATGTGAAAGAGAACCAGGCACTGGCCCTCCGTGATTCCATTGCTCATAAACCGTATATCAAATCCATTGAATACGTATCGAAGGATGTGGCGGCAGACCGCTTTAAAAAGGATTTTGGCGAAGATTTCATCCAGCTGTTGCAGTACAATCCGCTGTACGCCAGCATCAATATCAAGGCCAACGCCAACTATGTGAACACAGACAGCCTGAAGGTCATCGAAAACAATCTCACCCAGCAGAACATTGTCCGGGAGATATCCTATCAGCGCAGCCTGGTGCAGAAACTAAATGAAAACGTCAATAAAATAGGGATGGTGATCCTGATTATCAGCTGCCTGCTGGCGCTGGTGGTCATCTTCCTGATCGATAATACCATCCGTCTGGCCATGTTCAGCAACCGTTTCCTGATCAAGACCATGCAGATGGTGGGTGCTACCCGCTGGTTCATCGCCAAGCCGTTCGATCTCCGTAGTATCGCCAACGGCGCTATCAGCGCGCTGATAGCCATCGCCGGCCTCGTGGGCATCCTGTCCTTTGCTGACAAAGCGCTGCCGGAGCTGAACGGATTACGTGACAACATGATGATCGCCCTGCTTTTCCTGGGCATGATCGTAGTGGGCATCGCGATCTCCCTGTTCAGTACCCACCGCTCTGTAATGAAATACCTGCGGCTGAAACTGGACGACCTTTATTAA
- a CDS encoding DUF3098 domain-containing protein: MAKETLRSTVTKDTQVTDSRPIFPKENYKYMLAGIIVVVIGFLLMMGGNSNDPNTFDVNEVYSFRRITLAPIVIVLGLLIEVYAIMARPKTKE, translated from the coding sequence ATGGCTAAAGAAACGCTCAGATCAACTGTGACAAAAGATACCCAGGTGACCGACAGCCGGCCTATCTTTCCTAAAGAAAACTACAAGTACATGTTAGCGGGGATTATAGTAGTTGTGATCGGATTCCTCCTGATGATGGGTGGAAACAGCAACGATCCCAATACATTCGATGTGAATGAGGTGTACAGCTTCCGTCGTATCACCCTGGCGCCCATTGTGATTGTACTGGGCCTGCTGATAGAGGTATACGCCATCATGGCACGCCCCAAAACAAAAGAATAA
- a CDS encoding undecaprenyl-diphosphate phosphatase, producing MNFFHAIIIAIVEGLTEFLPISSTGHMIIVSSLLGINKDEFTKLFEVVIQLGAILAVVVLYWRKFLVFDKNRFQFYLKLAVAVVPALIAGYLFSDKIDELLESPLTVGITLFLGGIVLLFVDNWFRNPVIDSDEKISIFSALRIGFFQCLALIPGVSRSAASIIGGMQQKLTRSEAAEFSFFLAVPTMAAATGYKLLKGRELLMAHPENLKLLLVGNIVAFVVAMLAIKFFIGTLKKYGFKMWGYYRIIVGVIIIAAILMGKKL from the coding sequence ATGAACTTCTTCCATGCCATCATTATCGCCATTGTGGAAGGGCTGACTGAGTTTCTGCCTATTTCCTCCACAGGGCATATGATTATTGTAAGCTCCCTGTTGGGTATCAACAAAGATGAATTTACCAAACTGTTTGAAGTAGTGATACAGCTGGGCGCCATTCTGGCCGTGGTGGTATTGTACTGGCGGAAATTCCTTGTTTTCGACAAAAACAGGTTTCAGTTTTACCTGAAGCTGGCCGTGGCCGTAGTGCCTGCCCTTATTGCCGGGTATCTCTTCAGCGATAAAATTGATGAACTCCTGGAAAGTCCGCTGACTGTAGGCATTACCCTGTTCCTGGGAGGTATTGTGCTGCTGTTTGTGGACAACTGGTTCCGTAACCCGGTAATTGATTCCGATGAGAAAATCAGCATATTCTCCGCCCTGCGCATCGGGTTTTTCCAATGCCTGGCACTGATACCGGGCGTAAGCCGCAGTGCGGCCTCCATCATCGGTGGTATGCAGCAAAAGCTTACCCGCAGCGAAGCGGCCGAATTCTCTTTCTTCCTGGCCGTGCCTACCATGGCTGCCGCCACAGGGTATAAGCTGCTCAAAGGCAGAGAGCTGCTGATGGCGCATCCGGAAAACCTGAAGCTGCTGCTGGTAGGCAATATCGTAGCTTTTGTGGTGGCCATGCTGGCGATCAAATTCTTCATCGGCACCCTCAAAAAATACGGTTTTAAGATGTGGGGCTACTATCGTATCATCGTGGGGGTCATCATCATTGCCGCCATCCTGATGGGCAAAAAATTATAA
- a CDS encoding alanine dehydrogenase, with amino-acid sequence MEQRQKPVVSAGFTYSPLEETLDIPQKNSRLFIGIPKENSFQENRIALTPDAVSILAAHGHHIVVEHKAGDGSHYYDTDYSEAGAEIVYDKREVFKAEIIVKSAPLNDEEIELLHPHQIVISPIHLAALKALQVQKMMDKRITLLSFENLKDDAGTYPIVRAMSEIAGGAVMLIAGQYLSNGNKGKGILLGGITGIPPTKVVIIGAGIVGEFAARTAMALGASVKVFDNNIYKLKRLQNNIGVRVFTSVIQPKVLAEQLRNADVAVGALSSQSGRTPIVVTEAMVSNMKAGSVIVDVSIDRGGCFETSEITSHENPVFKKYDVVHYCVPNIPSGFARTASEAISNVLMPLLVEAADDGGFENLVWIKRGVRNGIYLYKGALTNYHLSEKFKLKYTDLELLLAVKG; translated from the coding sequence ATGGAGCAAAGGCAAAAACCTGTAGTGAGTGCTGGCTTTACTTATTCACCACTGGAAGAAACGCTGGATATCCCACAAAAAAATTCCCGTTTATTCATCGGTATACCCAAAGAAAACTCCTTCCAGGAAAACCGTATTGCCCTGACGCCCGACGCGGTAAGCATCCTGGCTGCACACGGACATCATATCGTGGTGGAACATAAAGCCGGCGACGGTTCCCACTATTACGACACCGACTACTCAGAGGCCGGCGCTGAAATCGTTTATGATAAAAGGGAAGTCTTTAAGGCAGAAATCATCGTTAAATCAGCCCCGCTGAACGATGAGGAAATAGAGCTGTTACATCCCCACCAGATTGTTATCTCCCCCATCCATCTGGCTGCGCTGAAAGCGTTGCAGGTGCAGAAGATGATGGACAAACGTATCACCCTGTTGTCTTTCGAAAACCTGAAAGACGATGCCGGCACCTATCCCATTGTAAGGGCGATGAGTGAAATTGCCGGCGGCGCCGTGATGCTTATTGCCGGCCAATATCTGAGCAATGGCAACAAAGGCAAGGGCATCCTGCTGGGCGGCATTACCGGTATCCCACCTACCAAAGTGGTGATCATCGGCGCCGGCATCGTTGGCGAATTCGCTGCCCGTACCGCCATGGCACTGGGCGCATCCGTGAAAGTCTTCGACAATAACATCTACAAGCTGAAAAGGCTGCAAAACAATATAGGCGTACGGGTATTTACCTCCGTTATACAGCCTAAAGTGCTGGCCGAACAACTACGCAATGCCGACGTGGCCGTAGGCGCCCTCTCCTCGCAGAGCGGCCGTACGCCCATCGTGGTGACAGAAGCCATGGTCAGCAATATGAAGGCCGGCTCTGTGATTGTAGATGTGAGCATAGACCGCGGCGGTTGTTTCGAAACCTCTGAAATCACCAGCCACGAAAACCCTGTCTTCAAGAAATACGACGTGGTACACTATTGTGTTCCCAATATCCCCTCCGGCTTTGCCCGCACCGCCTCCGAAGCCATCAGCAACGTGCTGATGCCCCTGCTGGTGGAAGCTGCCGATGACGGCGGCTTTGAGAACCTGGTGTGGATCAAGCGCGGCGTAAGAAACGGGATCTACCTGTATAAAGGCGCGCTGACCAACTACCACCTCAGCGAAAAATTCAAGTTGAAATATACTGACCTGGAACTGTTACTGGCAGTCAAAGGGTAA
- the tsaE gene encoding tRNA (adenosine(37)-N6)-threonylcarbamoyltransferase complex ATPase subunit type 1 TsaE, with protein MQWTFTLEQLPDVAGAFWNYFGDKQVFTLNGPMGAGKTTMIKALCAAKGVADATASPTFSIINEYGYQDPQGKARRIYHLDLYRLKDENDAISAGVEDTLYQDAISFVEWPDVIAPLLPPDTIHLQLEVLPDQKRVLREISASDK; from the coding sequence ATGCAATGGACATTTACGCTGGAACAGCTGCCGGACGTAGCCGGTGCTTTCTGGAATTATTTTGGCGATAAGCAGGTATTTACGCTCAATGGCCCCATGGGTGCCGGTAAAACCACGATGATCAAAGCTTTGTGTGCGGCCAAAGGCGTAGCTGACGCCACCGCCAGCCCTACTTTTTCCATTATCAACGAATATGGTTACCAGGACCCGCAGGGAAAAGCCCGCCGTATTTATCATTTAGACCTCTACCGTTTGAAAGATGAAAACGACGCGATCAGCGCCGGTGTGGAAGACACGCTCTACCAGGACGCCATCAGCTTTGTGGAATGGCCTGACGTCATAGCTCCCCTCCTGCCACCGGACACCATCCACCTTCAGCTGGAGGTGCTGCCTGACCAAAAAAGGGTGCTGCGCGAAATTTCCGCATCTGACAAATAG